Within the Eucalyptus grandis isolate ANBG69807.140 chromosome 1, ASM1654582v1, whole genome shotgun sequence genome, the region CCGCCCTCCCCCAATCGGATGTCGCCACCTCACCCCCATCGCATAGATCCCCGGCGTCCGCATTTACCGTCCTGCCCCGGGATTCGTGCGCGGTGACATATCTGCCCCCCGGCTATAAATACGCGAAATGGGTTCGCCGAgaaatggaaatttaaattaaaattcggTGGGGGGATTGTCAGTGCGCCTGCTTCgccttctttaaaaaatttccccTTCAGATTCTATTGGATAGATGGGCGATTTTATCTAAccccaacaaaaaaaacaataaaataaaaaataaaaaacaaaaaacaaaaaaagtgggtcaataatttttctttctcttttcttttttcccccctcTCCGCCTTTCgcaaattctctattttttttttggcccaattttcttttttttttttttttgcccctgCGCATGATGCCCTTGAAGAAGGAGGAGCTGCTTAGGAAATAGAGATGGAAGACGAAGAGCAACAAAATAGGTCTCActccctcctctctcctctctcctctctcttctttctctctcttctgcttctAACAAAGTCTCTTCCTTGAGAGACAGGGCTGCGTCGtcgtctttctctctcctcgctgCGAGCTTCTGAGAAAgttcaattctttttctcttgttctctctctctacccttctGGGTACCACTGTGAAGCTCcggtcttttctattttttttttttttgggctatcTGGGTCTGGGCGAATCCATCGCGCGCTCTGCTCTGGACTGAGAGGCCGTCAGTGGCTTTAGATCTGCGACGCCTCTTGCTTGCTCAGTGAGCTGGGCTAGTTCAAATCGGTAAGATTCTCCTTTGATCGCTCTGCGTTCATCTTCCTCTGCAAAGATCTCTGGTGCTCTTTTTCTCGGTGCTGTCGCCGGGTCGCATGCAGAGGGTATCTgggtctttttttccttttttcttgctttgctcCATTTGTTCTGTTCTCCGAAATGTTTTCTTGGTGGGTGTTGAGGCGAAGGTTTTGTTTTTCTGCTGCGATGCGAGCTCTGATCTGTGCTGCTGCGTGGGTTCCGAGAAACACACTGTCCGTCTaccatttttgcttttttcttttttgcggatttttgtttttcttcttcggcTGTTCTTTTTTCCTGTACAGAAGGATTTTCTGTGGATTTAGGTGAGATCCTCATTGCTGCTTCGCTTCCATTGGCGTTCTTTATCTGTTTTTTGGGGGAAATATTGAAAATAGGTTTTGCCTGATGTTCAATCTTCAGGTTGAGTTCTTGTTTCCAACAAAGTTCAGGTTTTTATTTAGGCATGGTTATTCTTGATCTACCAATCTGTGGTAGTGAAGTGATAGACGTGCTGCTTTGGCTCTGGAAACATTGGAGGAGGGGGATGTTGTTGCAGCTGGAATGTAGATTTAAGCTTCTAGTTCTGTCTTATGCTGTTTGGCTGATGTgcaaaattgatgagaaaatgaagaaatatttcGTTAAATGCTCGGCTCGATTGTTGACTTTCTTGGCTCCTTTAGGTGGCCATGGTTGATTAAAACGCCTGCTGAACATTCTTATTAGGAGGTTTTACTTTTTGTGTTTGCTTATTATACATGGGTGCTGATGTCACTTGAATAAGTTTCTTAGGCGGCTACCGTGTTGCTTCATGTAATATGATCAGTATTGCTGGAACTGCCTTTTTTTGGTCTCCTCCGTTAGTCTTTATCTGTTCAGCCTCTTAGGTCTGAAATCTTCTTTCATGAGGTCTTTTCTTGTAGTTGTTACATCCTCTTAGGTCTGaaatcttctttttcatcaaatCAGTGAGTctatctttcaaattttcttttcttgctctaGTCATTCGCCTTATTTGCTGCTATTGTTAGTACCTTGAGCTTTGGTCTTGAAATTCTGATTCACTATTCATGCTGATGGGAAAAGCTAATAGTTTCCTCTGTACTTTCAGACGAAGAAAGCATGCGCTAGTGATTGGTGTGGGTAATACTCTGCATTCGATCTCCACTAAGTATCCCCAAGTATACTAAGATCCCGTTCTCAGCCATGAGTCAACTGACCATTCAGACTGAGGACACTTTTGCCAGCTTGCTTGAGCTTGCTGCTAACAACGACACAGAATCTTTCGGACGGTGTGTGGAACGTGATCCTTCGAGCATAGATGAAATTGGATATTGGTATGGTCGCCAAAAGGGTTCGAAGCAGATGGTCAATATGCAAAGAACTCCTCTTATGGTGGCTGCTACATATGGTAGTGTTGATGTAATGAGACTCATTCTTTGCCTATCTGATGCTGATGTGAATCGAACCTGCAGCACAGACAAGAGCACAGCCCTTCACTGTGCTGCCTCTGGTGGTGCTGTGAATGCTGTAGATGCTGTGAGGCTACTCCTGTCAGCTGGTGCTGACCCAAGTTTAGCAGATGCTAACGGTCAGCGGCCTGTGGATGTTATTGTTGTTCCTCCAAAGCTCCTTTCAATAAAGTTTGCTCTTGAAGAGCTCTTGTCGACCGAAGGATCTGTAAATGAACACAATCTGAGAGTGTCCGTAGCCACTTCCAATTCAACCTCTCCCCCACTTTCATCTTCCCCGGATAATGGTTCCCCAGCATCTGCTAATTGTTCTTCCCCCAAGAACTCAAAGTTAAGTGATGCTCCTGTTCTTTATGCATCAGAAAAGAAGGAATACCCGGTGGATCCATCTCTTCCAGATATCAAGAATAGCATTTACTCAACAGATGAATTCCGAATGTATTCTTTTAAAGTGCGGCCTTGTTCACGAGCGTACTCGCATGATTGGACGGAGTGCCCTTTTGTTCATCCAGGGGAAGAATGCCCGTAGAAGGGATCCAAGGAAGTTCCACTACAGCTGTGTCCCTTGCCCTGATTTCCGGAAGGGTGCTTGTAGACGTGGAGATATGTGTGAATATGCTCATGGTGTTTTTGAGTGCTGGCTCCATCCTGCTCAGTATCGGACTCGATTATGCAAGGATGGTACAAGTTGTGCTCGGAGAGTGTGCTTCTTTGCCCACACGGAGCAAGAGCTGCGTCCATTGTACGTCTCCACTGGTTCTGCTGTTCCGTCTCCTCGCTCGAGTACCTCTGGAGCTGCTGCCATGGATTTTGCTGCAGCCATGAGCCTCTTACCTGGTTCCCCATCATCAGTATCCATCATGTCCCCTTCACCCTTCACTCCTCCCATGTCTCCATCTGCTAATGGTATTTCTCACCCATCTGTTGCCTGGCCCCAGCAAAATGTACCAACTTTGCATCTTCCCGGAAGCAATCTTCAGTCCAGCCGCTTGAGATCTTCTCTTAATGCAAGAGATATTCCTCAGGAGGATTTTGACTTGCTGTCAGATTATGATGTGCAACAGCAGCAGCTcctaaatgagttttccatCCTTTCACAACAATCGATGGGTGCTAATTCCTTGAACCGTTCTGGTCGGCTGAAAACTTTGACCCCCTCAAACCTTGATGATCTCTTCTCTGCTGAGAGCTCATCCCCTCGCTACGCTGATCAAGCCCTGGCTTCTGCTGTTTTTTCACCAACGCACAAATCTGCAGTAATCAATCAAtttcagcagcagcagcagagcaTGTTATCACCCATCAACACAACCTTCTCTCCTAAGAGTGTTGACCACCCTTTGTTGCAAGCGTCTTTCGGTGTTCAATCTGGGCGAATGTCCCCTCGTAACATGGATCCCATCTCTCCTATAAGTTCTCGTGTGTCGATGTTGGCCCAACGAGAGAAACAGCAACAGCAATTACGCAGCCTAAGCTCTCGTGAACTCGGTTCCAATTCAGCCGCCATTGTGGGTTCCCCCGTGGGTTCTTGGTCGAAATGGGGAGCTACAAATGGGAAACCAGACTGGGCTGTTAGTGCAGATGAACTAGGTAAGCTTCGCAGGTCTAATTCATTTGAGCTTGGGAACAATGGTGAGGAGCCAGATCTTTCATGGGTTCAATCCCTCGTTAAAGAATCTCCTACCGAGATGAAAGAAAAGCTTTCGTCAACTCTCTCTGGTGTTCCAGCCCCCGCTACATCCAGTGAGGTTCCGAGTATCAGCTCGCAGATGGAATCGGTTGATCACGAAGTGCTAGGAGCATGGCTCCAGCAGATGCAGCTCGATCCGCTCGTGGCTCAGCAAAACTAGGTTGTTTTTTTTCCTACATGGCCTTGAGGAAGTAGACAGCGGaaagtttttttggtaaatactatgttttttctggaaatttttgATGCTGGGGGTGGGGTCTGGAAGAAGATAACAAGGCAGGAAAGGGGTCAGTGAAGTCACTGGAGAAAAGGAATTCATTTTTAACCATTTTATCATTCTATTACAACAGaaagtagggaaaaaaaaggaagaccCTCTGGGTTATGAAGAGAAATTAAACCCAGGCTAGGCGTTCTCCTTTCTAATATTTCCAATTTTAGGTCCATATTACTGTCATTTCCTTTTTGCCGTCTTATCATATTTCATCAAAATGGAACTGGGGACTAATGTTTGTTCCATTCTTTCGCTCTTCTGATTTATTTGCACCCTTGGGGTAagatcaaaagagaaattatgatcattttcttttgaggatatttttttttcccaatattTGTGAGAATGAAAGTTAAGAGGGGATATGATGTGTCTGGTGTTGTAGTATGAAAAACCAATAACCGAGTTCACCTGTTGCTGCTGGTGGTAGAAGAAGTGGAGAAGAAGCTATGATCCTTTGATGTAACAGTCAATCAAACATTTTAAtacctttattttttgtttcctcaTGTAATCCATCCTTTGTgattgtcctctctctctctctctctctctctctctcctcccctgtTCTTTCTTCATAAGCGTCTTGCTTGTCGATCTGTAAATTATTGAAAAGGGTCATGGAAAGCCGTGCCATTGTGGATTCTCATTTTTGCACTGAAGGATCACCCTTTGGGTCTGGTATTGTGGATGGGTGAAGCTCTCTgttcttttcatggaaaaaacaACCATAATATATTCTTTAACGGGAATTCCAGCGGTTTGCACTTATCAAGAACGCTTTTCAAAGAGCTTTGGTGGATCTTGCTTCGGTGGAAGATGAGGCTTGAGCCAAACATTATCGTCCTTGATTCGTTCCCTCTCCACGTGGGTATCCCTTCGATGTGACAAGTTATATGGAACGTAAAATCGGAAGTGGCCCTTTGGAAAAATTCGCTCTGATGGGGAATCGAGTTAGCACTCTTTTAATCTAAgggggaaaaagacaaaagggagCACGCTATTTGCATTTTGAGATTGCTCATCCTGCTGGGATGTGTGCCGATGCATCGCCCATCATTCCTGATTAGATTATAAGGGCGTTCATGATTACCATCCACACTTTTCTTGGTCGATGCCGAGATCGGCCCGGAAAGCATTTTCCCCTTGGAAAGccgtggctttttcccttttcttttttcctttctcttttgacAAATCGGGGAAAATTGAACAGACAAAATAGGCAGACAAAGATAAAAGGCGAGATGGGTAGGTGTGCCTCGAGAGGAAATTTAAGTCACTCTTTTTTATTGGGGGATGACACCTTTCGGTGCCTTTAGGTTCTCCAATCTCTGACAAAGGGAACAGAATGGGAGAGAACGATCGATGAAATCTGAGGGAGAGAAAACGACCGCCACAGCTCGAAAGAGATAGGATGGGATCGCCATTTGTCGTTTTTGGTTTCGTGGATTGGCGAATGTGAATATATTTCATGGCATCATATTCATAGGACCAAATTTCCTAGTCCTACTAGGTCGTGATGTTGGATTTTTAGAGTAGGTTTGTCGCCATGCTTCTTATCTGGTTGCTGAAAAAGCATCGATTTGGACACCCACAGCAACGCTAGCATAGTGGAGGAAACGTTCCTTACTTAGTTTTTACATTTTGGCTATCGGACTTCGTCTTTTCCTTCGTTTGCTTTTTCTGATCCAAGGGCGTGTATCTGCCCGGTTTCATATTTAAGCGAGGCATTTCATACTGACTATGATTTGGTCGTTCATACATTTTGAATGGGAAGATATTGTGCGAAACAGGTTGATTTCAAATGCCCGTTCCTCGAACAGTTTAGGTTCATGATTTGGCACTAAAGGGCATGCATCGAATGATCACGAATGATATAACCATGCAAGCGCTTCATAACCTGGAATCATCGAAATTGTTACTCTGTTTCTATATCAGCTTCTTCTAGGGTAATATTTGAATGGTACCGACATAGGATGTTTAAACAATCAGCCCTTTGACAATGATGAGACCGGTGGATATGTGAAATCGGATGACTGTTTATACATGGTAAAAGAAGGCCTCCCCCGTCCCTCCTTTCAGAAGCTACCATCTCTTTCATGTGAGAGATTATTGCAGCACTTTCTAGCACTTCAAATTGCGGGGAACGATCTAAGTACATGTGTGGAGGTATCACGTCAAGGTAATGAGGCAACGGTAGTATCGTGTGATGGGTATGCGAGCTGTCCGGAATAGAGCAAAAGACCAAATGACAGATTGAGGCCGCAATTAGTTATTTAGAAATCCCCAAGGTCCCATGCCAGCACCAATCCTGCATATTTCCGAAAATCGGTGTTTGTTAAGATGAGGATTCTCATTTGTAACTAAAATCATCAGTAATATGATCAATTGCTATTAGAAAAAGCCCTCTGTAGTATATCCATATTCAAGTCTTGCAtagaaggagaaaaaataaaacaaaattacagAGCATGCGTGATTGTGGCATCTAGGATGAGATTCAAGGCGCAAAGAGCATTTATAGAAACAGAGCATTACCTTAAGAAACCAGCAAATGTCCTCAAAGTCATATAGATGGTCAAAGCAATCCAAATCCCTATGAAACCGTGAGTTGAGGACAGTGCACACAAACATACAATGCTCACTACAGCCACCAGCACCTGCaagtaaataaatcaaaagaagttgagagagagagagagagagaggcgcgcTGTTTAACGTGCTCAAATGTGAAGGTAACAAggcccaatttttattttttattttttggttgggAACAAGGTCCTTTCTCAAAAACTATGCTTTCGTACCTGTGCAATTTCGTTATCTGTGGAGCAGTGCATAGTATGATCTCTAAAATGACAAGATCTTCAGTCGCATACCACTTGGCACTTACCATTGAGTAGGCTGAATATGCAAAGTCAGACGCACCATAGTTGATTCCATCGAAAACAAAGGCTAAAGCATTTATGGGTTGAGTCACTGCAACAAACTAACAAGCAAAAGGTAAAAGTTCAGTTCCGGTATAACTCAGTCTTGGATGATTGGAAAGATTTTTCTTGAACTTCAAGGCCTGGAAAAGGGAGATACCGGAATCCCCACACTAATAAGATGTAAAACACCAGCATCTTCCGTAAATAATCTGGAAGCAAACTGTAACCCCGTGACAAGGACAACAGAGAGAACTAGCCCCATGGCCAAGCCCAACTGCATATTAAAATCAAAGGCGTTTCAGAATATAGAGAGCTGAACAAAGTTACTCCCTCAGGGTAAGAATATGAATATACCTGCAATACACGAGAAGCTGTTGACACGGCCTTCTCATAATCTGCCCTGGCAAATGCACTTGCAAGGATTGCCTGAGAAAAATAAGCTCATCTCAAActacttgaaaaagaaaatttgataaagttCACTAGAAAGAAACTTAAGGCCTTATTGGGGGAAAACATAAAATTGGTCAATTAATATTATGGTTTACAGTGCCTTCAATCAGATAACATATGGGTCTGAACCGAGCTAGAAGTTATCAGATTAAGGCGTCAGCATTTTCACCTCAAAACCTCTAGATAATTATCCTCAAACGCTTATGAGATCCTTCAATTAGATTGTAAATCTCCCAGGGAAACTATGGAGCTCTCTTGTGAGCACTTATTCTAGATTTATAATAGAATGGTGACaaaggagataggtaaattacTGAGCCAACAAATACCTCAACTCTTAAGCTGATGCAGTAAAGCAAGTAGAAAGAAGACAATAGCGGAGATGTGATGAAACTATGAGTCAAGTAACTATTGTTCAAGGAATTGAACTGAGAATGCCGCATCTAAGATAACTTCTCACACTAAATACAACTGTCAAGTTCTAATACTTGCCAAAAAATGCATATCTATGTCTGTTGACATTCATAAATGCATCAATTTCTCTAGATAACGCCTTCACTTGAGTATAAGATGGAGAGATGACATTGAGAATACTAGGGAAGACTGTTTCTGCTGTTCCCAGCATCTACCACTTGATGCTTACGCATCACTTTACATCTTCAAAAAATGATCTTCAGAAAAACTGCACATCACCAAGGCATTTCTTTGATTTCGATGAGACATTACTTGCGAGATCTCTTTTACTTGTTTCAACCATCCATTTTCCGAATTACTGAAACATAAAATTTTAAGCCACCCATTTCTTACTTGTCCAGCAACAGCCAATCCGTCAGCAAGCAAAGAGGTTGCAAGCCAGATTTGAAGGCAAACTTGGAAGGCAGCCATTGATGTTGCTCCATGCCTGGCAGCCAATGATGCTGCCAGGGTAACACAAAATGTTACAGCAATTACTCTCACCAGCAAGAGAAGTCCTGGAATAAAATGCACCAAGATAGGTCAGCTTAAGCACTAAACGAAAATTTCGTCGTTTATTACAAACATTTATGTTCATCCATGTACCAGACCCATCATGTAGAAGAAGCATTCAGGCTTCACAGGGAAAAGTATTAACTGGATTACTAATTTCCACAAGGAATGAGCGCAAGACAAGTTTGAGAAGAAATGATGTGCGAAGGAGCAAATCAGGACATGTCTGATATGATTTCATCATATCAGAATTGGAGCAAATAGAAATGCCaatgagaaaataatttgaCTTTTTAGTACTTCAATGAACATTAGCTGTTGTACAGCTAACTCAAACAAAATTCACAGAGAAAATGTGCCTCGGCATCCAATGTGATATTTATTGTCTAATATTCTTCACCAGATTGACCATGATTAGCTCTTCACGAGCAGTGGTTATatcttttgttatttgcataACTTCAGTGAATCAAATAATCATGTCCTCGCTTATGGTTAAAAGAAAGAACACCATTCGCGTCCAATCTAGAGAAGAAACTTGCAATACCACATATATGGTGTTGCCATCTGATAAGAAATCTtacatattaattttatttttttttggtaaagaaaaatcttaaatattcatttatctataaattatcaaatcattttttttctttttttgtagcTGCATCATTcataagattaaaaagaaacaatgctGGGTTTCAAAAAAGATGAGGATGGACTTATAAATAATtgtaaaaaccaaaaaaataaaggagcTGACAACGTATATAATCTACCGTTCTTCAGGAATCGCTCAAATTTGAGATCTTTAATGCTTGGAGGTAATAGATCAACTTGTGACATTAATCTCCAAAGCAGTATAAGGGAAATCAAATAcctaaaaataacaatttgCCGTGTCAGAGAGGAAAACCACCTAGAAATTTGCATCATTATCAGGCAAAAATACAATCACAGAAGGGGAAAACGTCTATATACATTATGAACTTACTGCGATATAACATGGGCAATTGCTGCACCGCTGATGCCCATCcggaaaacaaaaatgaatagAGGATCTAAGATGATGTTTGAAGCGTCGCCCACCACTACATGGCAAACAAAACCCTGAATTAATCATTAAAACCAATTAAAAACACAACTTTgaataataacaataattgtACAAAAATTTGTATGCAAATTATATGATGTGGACAATACATTTTTGTGAGTACCTAAGTTAAGAAACCTGATATTTATGGCCCATTTGCTGGCCCCTCCACAGTGGTAGCAATTCCTACAGGTATTATCTACTAGACATACCATACTAGACACTTCCTAAATATCCAAGAGACAGGAATTATCTCATGATCTTGCTGTGCCCCCCCTGAACCATTTTATCAATCAACGATTATGCACAAAGGCTGGAAGGCTTTATCAAAGAAGATCTATTCACCGAAAgtataaaagaaagtaaagtacAGGGGAGAATTTATTCCTTTGAATAAAGTGAGCTTTACATCATTGTCTCCATTCAACTCTACCTATAGATATGGAAGTTAGCATCATGGAGGGAGGAGGGAATTCCATGAGAGATGAATTTCCTCATGCTTCAGTACTTAGTAATGGTGCTTATAACCAAGCTCTGGCTTCTTTAGGGTACTTGGTGAAAATCAAAACCTCAGAGGTCTGAATGCATACATTGAAGCAATCAGACCCCATTAAATGTATCTATTCCAATGGCTTTTCTGCCAACATGGATAACTAAACACACAAAATGACATGACATAGTGGACATTGAAGCTGCTCTGTAAGAGGCAGAATGCAAAATTTGCGTTCCACAGTAGGCTAATGCATCGGTTTCCTTTCTTTAGATGCGCGCGCATATCCATAGCAATACTTAATTATAGTTTGTGCTAGCAACAAAAAGTCCAAGTAGATAATGAAAGTTTGGCAGAAGGAGCCTTCAGCTGACCTGTCGCATACAAAGGAGTTTTTGTATCCTTAAATCCTCGAAAGATTCCTTGCATAGCCAATGAGAGAAGAACAGCAGGAGCACCAAGTGACCTCAGTGTTAGGTACTTTTGAGCAGGCATTAACATGGGTGAGTCCTGCACCAAGAGATATCCCTAGTCTCAGTATGATTAGCCACATGTACCAAGTAGAAGACAAAAAATTTGCTGGACTAGAAGTCATAATCCAAACCACGTGGACTGGAAAAGCAGATCAGTTTTGAAAGTAGAATGACTGAATCCCCTCAATACAAGGTACAATATGTTTCCCATAATAAGAGCACAACCAAAAAACACAAAACTCACAGACTTCACGCCCATGTAGTTTAAGATTGGCTTGGCAGAAAATATGAGGAACAGAGTCTGCAGTATTCCGAGTATGCTCCCGATGACCAATGCCGATGAAGCTGATGGGATATATCTTCTCTTATTGTCAAGATCAGCCATTTTACCGAAACTGGTGTCAGTAAATGATGACTTGCTCGTAGAATCTGGCAAAAGAGAATCAGTTTTCAAACATGTCAAAAAGTGGCACTGATAACAGAAAATCGAAATGACCAAGCAGGAGGAGAATTTATTATCAATGTGCTTTCGAGGAATTGAGTGGCTCTTGAGAAAGGAGATTTTAATAGAGCATACCGCTCTGAGGTAACAGCTCTTCCATTTCAACGTCCTTTTCCTTGGAAACAGGAAACCATTTGTCTccattttcgtttttttgtGCTTCAATATGCAATCGCTCTTTGGTATCTTCTTCCGCAACGAATGAAGTTGTAATACTGACAAGAGGGAAAATTGCAACCTTCGACACTTGATTAAAAATGGCAATGGCGACTCCTACAGCTGCAAGCTCAGTCGGACCTGCATATATCCCACCCAAGATTTTGAAGAAAGGAAGTCACGTTGTGAAATGGCAGATGTATTTAGTTATCGACAGTCAATGGAAGAAATATAGAGAAAACATTATGTTTTGCAGCACATTAGAGAGAAAAGGCATGTAAACACAACAAGAATGCACATTCTCCACATTTTTTAACCTAATATATTTCAAGATTAAAGAAATGAGCACAAATATATTAAATGCCCTCGAAATTGTTGAGTGTTGAAACATACAATTGCAAATAAAAAACAAGTTTAGGAAGTTTCCATCAATTTTCAATACTCCTAAGGCTGTTCCAATGATTTTGAGAACCTACAGAAAATGAATACCAATAATGACAAAATGCATCTTAGCATTTCATCTTAGCACACTGTTATATACCAACAGTGTGGGTATTTACTCTCAAATAGAATACCGATTACAAGAATTTTAGCATGACCCATAAAGCACCATCAGTAAAGGCATCGCCTGCATGAATTATCTAGATTCAGTCAATAAGACTGTATGTTCCTTGGCTCCATAGCATCATTAATTGAAGCGCTCTTTCACTCTTGGAAGTCAATTGGCAGTGAAAAGATGAAAGCTAGGCCATGAGATGTTGCAATAGATACGAAGTAAAAAATGTATTACACAACAGAGTATCCTGAATAACCAAAAAGAGGAGCTGATGACCGACCTATATGGCCGATGAACGCCGTATCAATGAGAGAAGCTACAGGATCAGCTGCTAAAGCCAACGCGGCAGGGAGTGCAATCTGGGCTATCTCAATACCGAGCTCATCTTTCTTGAAAACGTTTCTGACCAGGACATTCCAAATGACAATTAGGCATGGCATACCACATACTGGACTGAACAATTCGTAAGATGGGAAAACTGCTCCAATGACAAGAAATTAAT harbors:
- the LOC104445262 gene encoding LOW QUALITY PROTEIN: zinc finger CCCH domain-containing protein 30 (The sequence of the model RefSeq protein was modified relative to this genomic sequence to represent the inferred CDS: deleted 1 base in 1 codon), with the translated sequence MSQLTIQTEDTFASLLELAANNDTESFGRCVERDPSSIDEIGYWYGRQKGSKQMVNMQRTPLMVAATYGSVDVMRLILCLSDADVNRTCSTDKSTALHCAASGGAVNAVDAVRLLLSAGADPSLADANGQRPVDVIVVPPKLLSIKFALEELLSTEGSVNEHNLRVSVATSNSTSPPLSSSPDNGSPASANCSSPKNSKLSDAPVLYASEKKEYPVDPSLPDIKNSIYSTDEFRMYSFKVRPCSRAYSHDWTECPFVHPGENARRRDPRKFHYSCVPCPDFRKGACRRGDMCEYAHGVFECWLHPAQYRTRLCKDGTSCARRVCFFAHTEQELRPLYVSTGSAVPSPRSSTSGAAAMDFAAAMSLLPGSPSSVSIMSPSPFTPPMSPSANGISHPSVAWPQQNVPTLHLPGSNLQSSRLRSSLNARDIPQEDFDLLSDYDVQQQQLLNEFSILSQQSMGANSLNRSGRLKTLTPSNLDDLFSAESSSPRYADQALASAVFSPTHKSAVINQFQQQQQSMLSPINTTFSPKSVDHPLLQASFGVQSGRMSPRNMDPISPISSRVSMLAQREKQQQQLRSLSSRELGSNSAAIVGSPVGSWSKWGATNGKPDWAVSADELGKLRRSNSFELGNNGEEPDLSWVQSLVKESPTEMKEKLSSTLSGVPAPATSSEVPSISSQMESVDHEVLGAWLQQMQLDPLVAQQN
- the LOC104445285 gene encoding protein DETOXIFICATION 42; the protein is MPLSMFFKDARNVFKKDELGIEIAQIALPAALALAADPVASLIDTAFIGHIGPTELAAVGVAIAIFNQVSKVAIFPLVSITTSFVAEEDTKERLHIEAQKNENGDKWFPVSKEKDVEMEELLPQSDSTSKSSFTDTSFGKMADLDNKRRYIPSASSALVIGSILGILQTLFLIFSAKPILNYMGVKSDSPMLMPAQKYLTLRSLGAPAVLLSLAMQGIFRGFKDTKTPLYATVVGDASNIILDPLFIFVFRMGISGAAIAHVISQYLISLILLWRLMSQVDLLPPSIKDLKFERFLKNGLLLLVRVIAVTFCVTLAASLAARHGATSMAAFQVCLQIWLATSLLADGLAVAGQAILASAFARADYEKAVSTASRVLQLGLAMGLVLSVVLVTGLQFASRLFTEDAGVLHLISVGIPFVAVTQPINALAFVFDGINYGASDFAYSAYSMVLVAVVSIVCLCALSSTHGFIGIWIALTIYMTLRTFAGFLRIGAGMGPWGFLNN